The genome window TTAATGCGGAATATGTTTGAAAGCGAAATTATTTCAGACCTTGAAGTCAGCCAGGCTCAGACGCTTCTCGATGAAGCTAAAGTCAGACTGGCTGCCGCCGCCACTCAAGTAGAACAGGACGCCAATTACCTGGCTTTGCTCATGGGTACGTCAATTCCCTCAGACCTCCCGGAAGTGCGCAAACTTGCGGATGTCACGCAGCTTCACGACATTCCGGAGGGACTCCCGTCGTCTTTGCTGGAGCGCAGACCGGATATTTTGGCTGCGGAGCACATTTTGAAAGGTTCCAATGCCAATATCGGCGCGGCTCGGGCGAATTTCTTTCCGAGAATAAGCCTTACCGGAGCTTTCGGTAAAATGAGTTCGGACTATAACAATTTGTGGGACGGAGCCTCAAAGACCTGGAGCTTCTTGCCGCAAATAACTCTTCCAATTTTTGACATGGGCAGGAATGTGGCACTGCTGGAAGTTTCCGAAGCCGAGCGCGATATTGCCGTGGCCCGGTACGAAAAAACCATTCAGACCGCTTTTATGGAAGTCGCAAATACTCTGATTCAACGTGACCATATAGGCAGTCAACTTAAAGCGCAGGAATCCCTGGTTGCAGCCACAGAGCGCAGCTATCGCTACTCAAGCACCCGCCACTCTTCCGGCATATCCTCCTTTATCAACGTTCTGGATGCAGAGCGGTCACTGTTTGCCGCGCAAAGCGACTTGATTTCGACCCGGCTGTTACGGGAAGCCAATGCTTTGAGCCTGTATAAAGCCTTGGGCGGCAGTTGGGATGAGCTTGAGCATGGCGACAGCAAGTAGGAGAAAACGGCATGGCCAGTAATAATCCACCGACCTACACCGGGAAAGGCCCCTCATCAAGAG of uncultured delta proteobacterium contains these proteins:
- the ttgC gene encoding putative efflux pump outer membrane protein TtgC (Evidence 3 : Function proposed based on presence of conserved amino acid motif, structural feature or limited homology), with translation MLSVITKRTSFFLVPVILLTVMTGGCTMAPKYIRPDAPIPNTYHRGTSNDSVELPGWKVFFADQTMQRVIELALENNRDLRLAMLNVERTRAQYRIQRADLLPTINAEGGASIQHLPADSSPTGVKGITRQYTAGLGFSAFELDLFGRIRSLTDQALETYYSTEQEARAAQLTLIAETAAMYLQLVADREQYDLTAATMENRRKSYELMRNMFESEIISDLEVSQAQTLLDEAKVRLAAAATQVEQDANYLALLMGTSIPSDLPEVRKLADVTQLHDIPEGLPSSLLERRPDILAAEHILKGSNANIGAARANFFPRISLTGAFGKMSSDYNNLWDGASKTWSFLPQITLPIFDMGRNVALLEVSEAERDIAVARYEKTIQTAFMEVANTLIQRDHIGSQLKAQESLVAATERSYRYSSTRHSSGISSFINVLDAERSLFAAQSDLISTRLLREANALSLYKALGGSWDELEHGDSK